The Phoenix dactylifera cultivar Barhee BC4 chromosome 17, palm_55x_up_171113_PBpolish2nd_filt_p, whole genome shotgun sequence genome contains a region encoding:
- the LOC103720871 gene encoding oxysterol-binding protein-related protein 2A-like isoform X4 yields the protein MHVEGLSEELIKDCEKIMLSEFSEYQKQLRLRYEERLNLFGTFQPQFEEVNVEDEPTIHGRQLKLMETEFSSSGHGKYSEYSTTESSEDVEKQEEFDELSDEDEPSFFDTKECFSDSFDTCASVTRDTNHTSQNCRSDNSTGDAEMMHAEIEHNVHHAFPHVERRKKLPEPIEKEKGVSLWSMIKDNVGKDLTRVCLPVYFNEPLSSLQKCFEDLEYSYLLDQAYEYGKMGNTLMRILKVAAFAVSGYASSDGRLCKPFNPLLGETYEAECPEKGVRFFSEKVSHHPMLIACHCEGKGWKFWGDSNLRSKFWGRSIQLDPVGILTLEFDDGEIFQWSKVTTTIYNLILGKVYCDHHGTMNIRGNRQYSCKLKFKEQSLLDRNPRQVQGFVEDVMGTKVATLMGRWDDSMYYAKGDHISKIKGSNLTQSASLLWKRNKPPTNPTRYNLSSFAITLNELTSELQIKEKLPPTDSRLRPDQRHLENGEYEKANTEKQRLEKRQRMSRKLQENGWKPRWFQRDCEHDTYRYIGGYWEAREEKKWDGCLNIFGEILEDTNFSSCK from the exons ATGCATGTGGAGGGCCTCAGCGAGGAACTTATAAAGGACTGTGAGAAGATCATGCTGTCAGAATTTTCAGAGTATCAAAAGCAATTAAGGCTTCGATACGAAGAACGTTTAAACTTGTTTGGAACATTTCAGCCACAGTTCGAG GAAGTTAATGTGGAAGATGAACCAACAATCCATGGGCGCCAATTGAAGTTAATGGAAACTGAATTTTCTAGCTCCGGACATGGAAAATACAGTG AGTACAGTACAACGGAATCATCTGAGGATGTGGAAAAGCAAGAAGAATTTGATGAGTTGTCAGATGAAGATGAGCCTTCCTTTTTTGATACAAAGGAGTGTTTTAGTGACTCATTTGATACCTGTGCTTCTGTGACAAGGGATACAAACCATACAAGTCAGAATTGCAGAAGTGATAATAGCACAGGTGATGCGGAGATGATGCATGCTGAAATAGAACATAATGTTCATCATGCATTTCCTCATgttgaaagaaggaagaaattgCCAGAACCTATTGAGAAGGAGAAAGGCGTTAGCCTTTGGTCAATGATTAAAGATAATGTTGGAAAGGATCTGACACGAGTATGTCTGCCAGTTTACTTTAATGAGCCGTTATCATCCCTTCAGAAGTGTTTTGAGGACCTGGAATATTCATATCTCTTGGATCAAGCTTATGAATATGGGAAGATG GGGAACACTCTCATGAGAATTCTGAAAGTAGCTGCCTTTGCTGTCTCTGGATATGCTTCTTCTGATGGCCGACTTTGCAAACCGTTCAATCCTTTGTTAGGAGAAACATATGAAGCTGAGTGTCCTGAGAAGGGGGTTCGTTTCTTCTCAGAGAAG GTCAGTCACCACCCCATGCTAATTGCCTGCCACTGTGAAGGCAAAGGTTGGAAGTTTTGGGGTGACAGCAATCTCAGGTCAAAATTTTGGGGGCGATCTATTCAACTAGATCCAGTTGGCATTTTGACCCTGGAATTTGATGATGGTGAAATATTTCAATGGAGTAAG GTTACAACCACTATTTACAACCTCATCCTTGGTAAAGTATACTGCGATCATCATGGAACTATGAATATACGAGGCAACCGCCAATATTCTTGTAAGCTCAAGTTTAAAGAGCAGTCTCTCCTTGACCGCAATCCTCGTCAA GTGCAAGGCTTTGTTGAGGATGTCATGGGAACTAAAGTAGCCACCTTAATGGGAAGATGGGATGACAGCATGTACTATGCCAAAGGAGATCATATTTCCAAGATTAAGGGTTCTAATCTAACACAGAGTGCTTCCTTGCTATGGAAAAGGAACAAGCCTCCTACTAATCCCACTCGATACAACTTGTCATCATTTGCGATTACACTAAACGAGCTAACTTCTGAACTGCAG ATTAAGGAGAAGCTTCCACCTACGGACTCAAGACTTCGTCCAGACCAGCGGCATCTAGAGAATGGGGAATATGAGAAGGCAAATACAGAGAAGCAACGGTTGGAGAAAAGGCAGCGAAtg TCAAGGAAATTGCAAGAGAATGGTTGGAAGCCAAGATGGTTCCAAAGAGACTGTGAACATGATACATATCGTTATATTGGTGGGTACTGGGaagcaagagaagaaaagaagtggGATGGATGCCTGAATATATTTGGCGAAATTTTGGAGGATACAAATTTTTCTTCCTGCAAATAA
- the LOC103720871 gene encoding oxysterol-binding protein-related protein 2A-like isoform X1: MRAREMHPLCCIALDCPGAGGDRSPETPPVGSDGNAGGGAVAADVSVAGLLYKWTNYGKGWRSRWFSLRNGVLSYSKIRGRESLPPPVPADVRLIGDASARFSLADPAGRQHQHQKPVGVVYLKISSFRESKSDDRRFYIFSPTKTLHLRTGSKKDRVAWIEALVSARSVYSLRSLSEKISFTPNDISFSTARLRDRMHVEGLSEELIKDCEKIMLSEFSEYQKQLRLRYEERLNLFGTFQPQFEEVNVEDEPTIHGRQLKLMETEFSSSGHGKYSEYSTTESSEDVEKQEEFDELSDEDEPSFFDTKECFSDSFDTCASVTRDTNHTSQNCRSDNSTGDAEMMHAEIEHNVHHAFPHVERRKKLPEPIEKEKGVSLWSMIKDNVGKDLTRVCLPVYFNEPLSSLQKCFEDLEYSYLLDQAYEYGKMGNTLMRILKVAAFAVSGYASSDGRLCKPFNPLLGETYEAECPEKGVRFFSEKVSHHPMLIACHCEGKGWKFWGDSNLRSKFWGRSIQLDPVGILTLEFDDGEIFQWSKVTTTIYNLILGKVYCDHHGTMNIRGNRQYSCKLKFKEQSLLDRNPRQVQGFVEDVMGTKVATLMGRWDDSMYYAKGDHISKIKGSNLTQSASLLWKRNKPPTNPTRYNLSSFAITLNELTSELQIKEKLPPTDSRLRPDQRHLENGEYEKANTEKQRLEKRQRMSRKLQENGWKPRWFQRDCEHDTYRYIGGYWEAREEKKWDGCLNIFGEILEDTNFSSCK, translated from the exons ATGCGAGCCAGGGAGATGCACCCGCTCTGCTGCATCGCTCTCGACTGCCCCGGCGCCGGCGGTGACCGCTCACCGGAGACACCGCCGGTGGGATCGGACGGCAATGCCGGGGGTGGCGCGGTGGCGGCGGATGTCAGCGTCGCGGGTTTGCTCTACAAGTGGACGAATTACGGCAAGGGGTGGCGGTCGCGCTGGTTTTCCCTGCGGAACGGTGTCCTTTCCTACTCCAAGATCCGCGGCCGTGAAAGCCTTCCCCCACCGGTGCCCGCCGACGTCCGCCTCATCGGCGACGCCTCCGCCCGCTTCTCCCTGGCCGATCCCGCCGGCCGCCAGCACCAGCACCAGAAGCCCGTCGGCGTCGTCTATCTCAAG ATCTCATCATTTCGTGAGAGCAAGTCCGATGATAGACGATTCTACATATTTTCTCCTACAAAGACACTTCATTTGAGAACTGGTTCAAAGAAAGATCGTGTGGCATGGATTGAGGCTTTGGTCTCAGCAAGAAGTGTATATTCCCTGAGATCATTGAGTGAAAAGATTTCATTTACCCCCAATGACATATCCTTTTCAACTGCAAGGCTTAGAGATCGTATGCATGTGGAGGGCCTCAGCGAGGAACTTATAAAGGACTGTGAGAAGATCATGCTGTCAGAATTTTCAGAGTATCAAAAGCAATTAAGGCTTCGATACGAAGAACGTTTAAACTTGTTTGGAACATTTCAGCCACAGTTCGAG GAAGTTAATGTGGAAGATGAACCAACAATCCATGGGCGCCAATTGAAGTTAATGGAAACTGAATTTTCTAGCTCCGGACATGGAAAATACAGTG AGTACAGTACAACGGAATCATCTGAGGATGTGGAAAAGCAAGAAGAATTTGATGAGTTGTCAGATGAAGATGAGCCTTCCTTTTTTGATACAAAGGAGTGTTTTAGTGACTCATTTGATACCTGTGCTTCTGTGACAAGGGATACAAACCATACAAGTCAGAATTGCAGAAGTGATAATAGCACAGGTGATGCGGAGATGATGCATGCTGAAATAGAACATAATGTTCATCATGCATTTCCTCATgttgaaagaaggaagaaattgCCAGAACCTATTGAGAAGGAGAAAGGCGTTAGCCTTTGGTCAATGATTAAAGATAATGTTGGAAAGGATCTGACACGAGTATGTCTGCCAGTTTACTTTAATGAGCCGTTATCATCCCTTCAGAAGTGTTTTGAGGACCTGGAATATTCATATCTCTTGGATCAAGCTTATGAATATGGGAAGATG GGGAACACTCTCATGAGAATTCTGAAAGTAGCTGCCTTTGCTGTCTCTGGATATGCTTCTTCTGATGGCCGACTTTGCAAACCGTTCAATCCTTTGTTAGGAGAAACATATGAAGCTGAGTGTCCTGAGAAGGGGGTTCGTTTCTTCTCAGAGAAG GTCAGTCACCACCCCATGCTAATTGCCTGCCACTGTGAAGGCAAAGGTTGGAAGTTTTGGGGTGACAGCAATCTCAGGTCAAAATTTTGGGGGCGATCTATTCAACTAGATCCAGTTGGCATTTTGACCCTGGAATTTGATGATGGTGAAATATTTCAATGGAGTAAG GTTACAACCACTATTTACAACCTCATCCTTGGTAAAGTATACTGCGATCATCATGGAACTATGAATATACGAGGCAACCGCCAATATTCTTGTAAGCTCAAGTTTAAAGAGCAGTCTCTCCTTGACCGCAATCCTCGTCAA GTGCAAGGCTTTGTTGAGGATGTCATGGGAACTAAAGTAGCCACCTTAATGGGAAGATGGGATGACAGCATGTACTATGCCAAAGGAGATCATATTTCCAAGATTAAGGGTTCTAATCTAACACAGAGTGCTTCCTTGCTATGGAAAAGGAACAAGCCTCCTACTAATCCCACTCGATACAACTTGTCATCATTTGCGATTACACTAAACGAGCTAACTTCTGAACTGCAG ATTAAGGAGAAGCTTCCACCTACGGACTCAAGACTTCGTCCAGACCAGCGGCATCTAGAGAATGGGGAATATGAGAAGGCAAATACAGAGAAGCAACGGTTGGAGAAAAGGCAGCGAAtg TCAAGGAAATTGCAAGAGAATGGTTGGAAGCCAAGATGGTTCCAAAGAGACTGTGAACATGATACATATCGTTATATTGGTGGGTACTGGGaagcaagagaagaaaagaagtggGATGGATGCCTGAATATATTTGGCGAAATTTTGGAGGATACAAATTTTTCTTCCTGCAAATAA
- the LOC103720871 gene encoding oxysterol-binding protein-related protein 2A-like isoform X3, producing MRAREMHPLCCIALDCPGAGGDRSPETPPVGSDGNAGGGAVAADVSVAGLLYKWTNYGKGWRSRWFSLRNGVLSYSKIRGRESLPPPVPADVRLIGDASARFSLADPAGRQHQHQKPVGVVYLKISSFRESKSDDRRFYIFSPTKTLHLRTGSKKDRVAWIEALVSARSVYSLRSLSEKISFTPNDISFSTARLRDRMHVEGLSEELIKDCEKIMLSEFSEYQKQLRLRYEERLNLFGTFQPQFEEVNVEDEPTIHGRQLKLMETEFSSSGHGKYSEYSTTESSEDVEKQEEFDELSDEDEPSFFDTKECFSDSFDTCASVTRDTNHTSQNCRSDNSTGDAEMMHAEIEHNVHHAFPHVERRKKLPEPIEKEKGVSLWSMIKDNVGKDLTRVCLPVYFNEPLSSLQKCFEDLEYSYLLDQAYEYGKMGNTLMRILKVAAFAVSGYASSDGRLCKPFNPLLGETYEAECPEKGVRFFSEKVSHHPMLIACHCEGKGWKFWGDSNLRSKFWGRSIQLDPVGILTLEFDDGEIFQWSKVTTTIYNLILGKVYCDHHGTMNIRGNRQYSCKLKFKEQSLLDRNPRQVQGFVEDVMGTKVATLMGRWDDSMYYAKGDHISKIKGSNLTQSASLLWKRNKPPTNPTRYNLSSFAITLNELTSELQLSDPEYLITD from the exons ATGCGAGCCAGGGAGATGCACCCGCTCTGCTGCATCGCTCTCGACTGCCCCGGCGCCGGCGGTGACCGCTCACCGGAGACACCGCCGGTGGGATCGGACGGCAATGCCGGGGGTGGCGCGGTGGCGGCGGATGTCAGCGTCGCGGGTTTGCTCTACAAGTGGACGAATTACGGCAAGGGGTGGCGGTCGCGCTGGTTTTCCCTGCGGAACGGTGTCCTTTCCTACTCCAAGATCCGCGGCCGTGAAAGCCTTCCCCCACCGGTGCCCGCCGACGTCCGCCTCATCGGCGACGCCTCCGCCCGCTTCTCCCTGGCCGATCCCGCCGGCCGCCAGCACCAGCACCAGAAGCCCGTCGGCGTCGTCTATCTCAAG ATCTCATCATTTCGTGAGAGCAAGTCCGATGATAGACGATTCTACATATTTTCTCCTACAAAGACACTTCATTTGAGAACTGGTTCAAAGAAAGATCGTGTGGCATGGATTGAGGCTTTGGTCTCAGCAAGAAGTGTATATTCCCTGAGATCATTGAGTGAAAAGATTTCATTTACCCCCAATGACATATCCTTTTCAACTGCAAGGCTTAGAGATCGTATGCATGTGGAGGGCCTCAGCGAGGAACTTATAAAGGACTGTGAGAAGATCATGCTGTCAGAATTTTCAGAGTATCAAAAGCAATTAAGGCTTCGATACGAAGAACGTTTAAACTTGTTTGGAACATTTCAGCCACAGTTCGAG GAAGTTAATGTGGAAGATGAACCAACAATCCATGGGCGCCAATTGAAGTTAATGGAAACTGAATTTTCTAGCTCCGGACATGGAAAATACAGTG AGTACAGTACAACGGAATCATCTGAGGATGTGGAAAAGCAAGAAGAATTTGATGAGTTGTCAGATGAAGATGAGCCTTCCTTTTTTGATACAAAGGAGTGTTTTAGTGACTCATTTGATACCTGTGCTTCTGTGACAAGGGATACAAACCATACAAGTCAGAATTGCAGAAGTGATAATAGCACAGGTGATGCGGAGATGATGCATGCTGAAATAGAACATAATGTTCATCATGCATTTCCTCATgttgaaagaaggaagaaattgCCAGAACCTATTGAGAAGGAGAAAGGCGTTAGCCTTTGGTCAATGATTAAAGATAATGTTGGAAAGGATCTGACACGAGTATGTCTGCCAGTTTACTTTAATGAGCCGTTATCATCCCTTCAGAAGTGTTTTGAGGACCTGGAATATTCATATCTCTTGGATCAAGCTTATGAATATGGGAAGATG GGGAACACTCTCATGAGAATTCTGAAAGTAGCTGCCTTTGCTGTCTCTGGATATGCTTCTTCTGATGGCCGACTTTGCAAACCGTTCAATCCTTTGTTAGGAGAAACATATGAAGCTGAGTGTCCTGAGAAGGGGGTTCGTTTCTTCTCAGAGAAG GTCAGTCACCACCCCATGCTAATTGCCTGCCACTGTGAAGGCAAAGGTTGGAAGTTTTGGGGTGACAGCAATCTCAGGTCAAAATTTTGGGGGCGATCTATTCAACTAGATCCAGTTGGCATTTTGACCCTGGAATTTGATGATGGTGAAATATTTCAATGGAGTAAG GTTACAACCACTATTTACAACCTCATCCTTGGTAAAGTATACTGCGATCATCATGGAACTATGAATATACGAGGCAACCGCCAATATTCTTGTAAGCTCAAGTTTAAAGAGCAGTCTCTCCTTGACCGCAATCCTCGTCAA GTGCAAGGCTTTGTTGAGGATGTCATGGGAACTAAAGTAGCCACCTTAATGGGAAGATGGGATGACAGCATGTACTATGCCAAAGGAGATCATATTTCCAAGATTAAGGGTTCTAATCTAACACAGAGTGCTTCCTTGCTATGGAAAAGGAACAAGCCTCCTACTAATCCCACTCGATACAACTTGTCATCATTTGCGATTACACTAAACGAGCTAACTTCTGAACTGCAG TTATCTGATCCCGAATATTTGATCACGGATTAA
- the LOC103720871 gene encoding oxysterol-binding protein-related protein 2A-like isoform X2, with protein sequence MRAREMHPLCCIALDCPGAGGDRSPETPPVGSDGNAGGGAVAADVSVAGLLYKWTNYGKGWRSRWFSLRNGVLSYSKIRGRESLPPPVPADVRLIGDASARFSLADPAGRQHQHQKPVGVVYLKISSFRESKSDDRRFYIFSPTKTLHLRTGSKKDRVAWIEALVSARSVYSLRSLSEKISFTPNDISFSTARLRDRMHVEGLSEELIKDCEKIMLSEFSEYQKQLRLRYEERLNLFGTFQPQFEEVNVEDEPTIHGRQLKLMETEFSSSGHGKYSEYSTTESSEDVEKQEEFDELSDEDEPSFFDTKECFSDSFDTCASVTRDTNHTSQNCRSDNSTGDAEMMHAEIEHNVHHAFPHVERRKKLPEPIEKEKGVSLWSMIKDNVGKDLTRVCLPVYFNEPLSSLQKCFEDLEYSYLLDQAYEYGKMGNTLMRILKVAAFAVSGYASSDGRLCKPFNPLLGETYEAECPEKGVRFFSEKVSHHPMLIACHCEGKGWKFWGDSNLRSKFWGRSIQLDPVGILTLEFDDGEIFQWSKVTTTIYNLILGKVYCDHHGTMNIRGNRQYSCKLKFKEQSLLDRNPRQVQGFVEDVMGTKVATLMGRWDDSMYYAKGDHISKIKGSNLTQSASLLWKRNKPPTNPTRYNLSSFAITLNELTSELQEKLPPTDSRLRPDQRHLENGEYEKANTEKQRLEKRQRMSRKLQENGWKPRWFQRDCEHDTYRYIGGYWEAREEKKWDGCLNIFGEILEDTNFSSCK encoded by the exons ATGCGAGCCAGGGAGATGCACCCGCTCTGCTGCATCGCTCTCGACTGCCCCGGCGCCGGCGGTGACCGCTCACCGGAGACACCGCCGGTGGGATCGGACGGCAATGCCGGGGGTGGCGCGGTGGCGGCGGATGTCAGCGTCGCGGGTTTGCTCTACAAGTGGACGAATTACGGCAAGGGGTGGCGGTCGCGCTGGTTTTCCCTGCGGAACGGTGTCCTTTCCTACTCCAAGATCCGCGGCCGTGAAAGCCTTCCCCCACCGGTGCCCGCCGACGTCCGCCTCATCGGCGACGCCTCCGCCCGCTTCTCCCTGGCCGATCCCGCCGGCCGCCAGCACCAGCACCAGAAGCCCGTCGGCGTCGTCTATCTCAAG ATCTCATCATTTCGTGAGAGCAAGTCCGATGATAGACGATTCTACATATTTTCTCCTACAAAGACACTTCATTTGAGAACTGGTTCAAAGAAAGATCGTGTGGCATGGATTGAGGCTTTGGTCTCAGCAAGAAGTGTATATTCCCTGAGATCATTGAGTGAAAAGATTTCATTTACCCCCAATGACATATCCTTTTCAACTGCAAGGCTTAGAGATCGTATGCATGTGGAGGGCCTCAGCGAGGAACTTATAAAGGACTGTGAGAAGATCATGCTGTCAGAATTTTCAGAGTATCAAAAGCAATTAAGGCTTCGATACGAAGAACGTTTAAACTTGTTTGGAACATTTCAGCCACAGTTCGAG GAAGTTAATGTGGAAGATGAACCAACAATCCATGGGCGCCAATTGAAGTTAATGGAAACTGAATTTTCTAGCTCCGGACATGGAAAATACAGTG AGTACAGTACAACGGAATCATCTGAGGATGTGGAAAAGCAAGAAGAATTTGATGAGTTGTCAGATGAAGATGAGCCTTCCTTTTTTGATACAAAGGAGTGTTTTAGTGACTCATTTGATACCTGTGCTTCTGTGACAAGGGATACAAACCATACAAGTCAGAATTGCAGAAGTGATAATAGCACAGGTGATGCGGAGATGATGCATGCTGAAATAGAACATAATGTTCATCATGCATTTCCTCATgttgaaagaaggaagaaattgCCAGAACCTATTGAGAAGGAGAAAGGCGTTAGCCTTTGGTCAATGATTAAAGATAATGTTGGAAAGGATCTGACACGAGTATGTCTGCCAGTTTACTTTAATGAGCCGTTATCATCCCTTCAGAAGTGTTTTGAGGACCTGGAATATTCATATCTCTTGGATCAAGCTTATGAATATGGGAAGATG GGGAACACTCTCATGAGAATTCTGAAAGTAGCTGCCTTTGCTGTCTCTGGATATGCTTCTTCTGATGGCCGACTTTGCAAACCGTTCAATCCTTTGTTAGGAGAAACATATGAAGCTGAGTGTCCTGAGAAGGGGGTTCGTTTCTTCTCAGAGAAG GTCAGTCACCACCCCATGCTAATTGCCTGCCACTGTGAAGGCAAAGGTTGGAAGTTTTGGGGTGACAGCAATCTCAGGTCAAAATTTTGGGGGCGATCTATTCAACTAGATCCAGTTGGCATTTTGACCCTGGAATTTGATGATGGTGAAATATTTCAATGGAGTAAG GTTACAACCACTATTTACAACCTCATCCTTGGTAAAGTATACTGCGATCATCATGGAACTATGAATATACGAGGCAACCGCCAATATTCTTGTAAGCTCAAGTTTAAAGAGCAGTCTCTCCTTGACCGCAATCCTCGTCAA GTGCAAGGCTTTGTTGAGGATGTCATGGGAACTAAAGTAGCCACCTTAATGGGAAGATGGGATGACAGCATGTACTATGCCAAAGGAGATCATATTTCCAAGATTAAGGGTTCTAATCTAACACAGAGTGCTTCCTTGCTATGGAAAAGGAACAAGCCTCCTACTAATCCCACTCGATACAACTTGTCATCATTTGCGATTACACTAAACGAGCTAACTTCTGAACTGCAG GAGAAGCTTCCACCTACGGACTCAAGACTTCGTCCAGACCAGCGGCATCTAGAGAATGGGGAATATGAGAAGGCAAATACAGAGAAGCAACGGTTGGAGAAAAGGCAGCGAAtg TCAAGGAAATTGCAAGAGAATGGTTGGAAGCCAAGATGGTTCCAAAGAGACTGTGAACATGATACATATCGTTATATTGGTGGGTACTGGGaagcaagagaagaaaagaagtggGATGGATGCCTGAATATATTTGGCGAAATTTTGGAGGATACAAATTTTTCTTCCTGCAAATAA